From the genome of Candidatus Poribacteria bacterium, one region includes:
- a CDS encoding dockerin type I domain-containing protein has translation MKMLITSHKSIVLLLAALLLIVPPVSNAQTYSHIYVDAANGVNAATGRGTAAAPYKTITFALLISNKNNLPDPWHVHIRPGTYTADPAKPATEREIFPIQLRTDMIFEGTTNAKECIIDAQHTGRTIVPILLGENAEGVHIRHLTIQNMLMYLDDTHPKPRVSAQIILRGAGQKPNTLKECIVRLDPKIKEQSIVCGGLWTNMPLVLVENTFSNNDFRAVIVFNNSVVATNNTFKDINWEGLYIGHNSPGAISTGDITGNFFGSPIQVGRNVTIRGSLNGNIRDNTFNGGGVFIEGTMNGDVTGNTFSHCRGRSYSPQGHEGGGGLAVKTLNGNITHNVFTNNEPRKPGTPGGAVHVGTLNGNLTHNTFTNNITNHYGGGVYVETFNGNLKHNTFTNNTCRFGGAGGGFFANDMTGDIAYNEFTGNTGGGVTVAEKPNGNVTHNIFDSNSVMGRTDHAAGGLMLGWRPASKSEGIVEVSNNIFFNNKVGDQHQGPKGVTLMARVPVHIINNVFMTTADELSEGKYKPHIWLASPESRLHNNIFDGMHVAIYIDGASALPITHNIFHDIRQDIVSQGGGGLGNDVAFWELLAENASNNLAVAPLFVDPLGAKDFHLQAGSPAIDAGTNAYAPDDDLDGAARPAGAAVDIGPYEYGATKRPNTVADVPSDTPKTDTPVTDVTETDTPTTDADVPKTTDATVNISPASVESAAVGKQIDFSLSITGGEAVAGYQATLQFDTTALRYVSSANSDYLPAGAFFVDPVVEGNLIKLNAISLAGESKGNGTLATFTFEVIAAKASTLTLSDVLLTNSAGETFVPTVENAEITEPTRLKEDVNGDGTVNIADLALVAANLGKTGPNAADVNGDGTVNIADLALVAGALGTTAAAPSLYPEALEMFTAAEVKQWLSTAQQLDLTDTTAQRGVLFLQQLLAALTPRETALLPNYPNPFNPETWIPYQLAKPADVTVRIYAMDGKLVRTLALGHQAVGKYHHRSHAAYWDGKNEVGEFVASGVYFYTLTAGDFTATRKMLIRK, from the coding sequence ATGAAAATGTTAATCACATCTCACAAATCAATTGTCCTGCTACTTGCAGCCCTGCTACTTATAGTCCCACCCGTAAGCAACGCACAAACCTACTCCCATATCTATGTGGACGCTGCCAACGGTGTAAACGCCGCCACCGGCAGAGGCACCGCAGCTGCGCCCTATAAAACCATTACGTTTGCGTTATTAATCAGCAACAAAAACAACCTCCCGGATCCGTGGCACGTACATATCCGCCCTGGCACCTACACTGCGGACCCAGCGAAACCCGCAACCGAACGCGAAATCTTTCCGATCCAGCTCCGAACTGACATGATCTTTGAAGGCACAACCAATGCCAAGGAATGTATCATTGACGCACAACACACAGGTAGGACAATAGTCCCGATTCTGCTCGGTGAAAACGCTGAAGGTGTCCACATCCGGCACCTGACGATACAAAACATGTTGATGTATTTAGACGACACCCACCCAAAACCCAGAGTGAGTGCCCAAATTATTCTCCGCGGCGCGGGACAAAAACCGAACACGCTAAAAGAGTGTATTGTCCGTCTAGATCCAAAAATAAAAGAGCAGTCTATAGTGTGCGGTGGTTTGTGGACGAACATGCCTCTCGTGCTTGTTGAGAATACTTTCAGCAATAATGATTTTAGAGCCGTGATCGTTTTTAATAATAGTGTCGTTGCTACCAATAATACCTTTAAAGATATCAACTGGGAAGGACTCTACATAGGTCATAATTCTCCAGGTGCTATTTCTACAGGTGATATTACAGGGAATTTTTTTGGTAGTCCAATACAAGTTGGAAGAAATGTGACGATACGTGGTTCATTAAATGGAAATATTAGGGATAATACCTTCAACGGCGGTGGGGTTTTTATTGAAGGAACAATGAACGGGGATGTTACCGGCAATACTTTTAGTCATTGCAGAGGCAGGTCTTATTCTCCGCAAGGTCATGAGGGGGGTGGTGGACTCGCTGTTAAAACCTTGAATGGGAACATCACGCACAATGTTTTTACGAACAATGAACCGCGCAAGCCTGGAACACCCGGCGGAGCGGTCCATGTTGGCACCTTGAATGGGAATCTCACGCACAATACTTTTACGAATAATATAACTAATCACTATGGCGGAGGGGTCTATGTTGAAACCTTCAATGGGAATCTTAAGCACAATACTTTTACGAATAATACATGTCGTTTCGGCGGGGCCGGGGGCGGTTTTTTTGCGAACGACATGACGGGTGATATTGCTTACAATGAATTCACAGGGAATACAGGCGGAGGCGTTACAGTTGCTGAGAAACCAAACGGTAATGTTACACATAACATCTTTGATAGCAATAGCGTCATGGGGCGTACGGATCATGCGGCCGGCGGACTCATGCTCGGTTGGCGCCCTGCATCTAAATCCGAAGGTATCGTAGAGGTCAGCAACAATATTTTCTTCAACAACAAGGTAGGCGATCAGCATCAGGGGCCTAAGGGGGTTACGTTAATGGCACGGGTCCCCGTTCACATTATTAATAATGTTTTCATGACGACTGCTGATGAACTCTCTGAAGGGAAATATAAACCGCATATCTGGCTGGCCTCACCCGAAAGCCGGCTCCACAATAACATCTTCGACGGCATGCATGTTGCTATCTACATCGACGGTGCTTCCGCTCTCCCAATTACGCATAACATATTTCACGATATTAGGCAGGATATTGTCTCGCAAGGCGGTGGCGGTCTTGGAAACGATGTGGCGTTTTGGGAACTACTTGCCGAAAATGCCAGTAACAACCTTGCTGTCGCACCCCTCTTTGTGGATCCGCTCGGTGCAAAAGACTTCCATCTACAAGCCGGAAGTCCTGCGATTGATGCCGGGACAAACGCCTACGCACCTGATGATGATCTTGACGGTGCCGCACGACCCGCCGGTGCCGCTGTGGATATCGGACCCTATGAATACGGGGCAACAAAACGACCCAACACAGTTGCTGACGTGCCTTCAGACACTCCCAAAACGGATACACCCGTTACCGATGTTACCGAAACGGATACACCCACGACCGACGCTGACGTTCCCAAAACAACCGATGCGACGGTTAACATCTCACCCGCCTCAGTGGAATCCGCTGCTGTTGGCAAACAGATAGATTTTTCGCTGAGCATCACAGGCGGCGAAGCCGTCGCCGGGTATCAGGCAACCCTGCAGTTTGATACGACTGCCTTGCGGTATGTCTCAAGTGCGAATAGCGATTATCTACCGGCTGGCGCGTTCTTTGTCGACCCCGTCGTCGAAGGCAATCTCATAAAACTCAACGCCATATCTCTCGCTGGCGAAAGTAAGGGTAACGGCACGCTTGCCACTTTCACTTTTGAGGTGATCGCAGCGAAGGCATCCACTCTAACATTATCTGATGTGCTGCTCACGAATAGCGCAGGAGAGACTTTCGTTCCCACAGTTGAAAACGCCGAGATAACGGAACCCACCCGGCTCAAGGAGGATGTCAATGGGGACGGCACTGTTAACATCGCCGATCTCGCATTAGTCGCCGCAAATCTCGGAAAGACAGGACCGAATGCTGCGGATGTCAATGGGGATGGCACTGTTAACATCGCCGATCTCGCATTAGTCGCTGGCGCGTTAGGCACGACTGCCGCCGCACCTTCGCTATATCCCGAAGCCTTAGAAATGTTCACTGCTGCAGAGGTCAAACAGTGGCTTTCCACCGCACAGCAGTTGGACCTCACGGATACAACGGCACAGCGCGGTGTCTTGTTCTTACAACAACTCTTGGCAGCGTTGACACCCAGAGAAACAGCACTGCTGCCTAACTACCCAAACCCGTTCAATCCGGAGACGTGGATACCCTATCAATTAGCAAAACCCGCAGATGTGACAGTTCGCATTTACGCTATGGATGGGAAGTTAGTGAGAACACTCGCACTCGGACACCAAGCCGTCGGCAAGTATCATCATCGTAGCCATGCAGCGTATTGGGACGGCAAAAACGAGGTGGGTGAATTTGTGGCAAGTGGCGTGTATTTTTATACATTGACCGCAGGTGATTTCACCGCAACCCGTAAAATGTTAATTCGGAAGTAA
- the thiS gene encoding sulfur carrier protein ThiS, whose translation MKIHVNGEETEVCLNSNVYDLLIALELDPGQAGIAVAVDREVIPKTAWQATELRENSDVEIIRAVQGG comes from the coding sequence ATGAAAATACACGTGAATGGCGAAGAAACAGAGGTTTGCCTCAATTCAAATGTTTATGACCTGCTCATCGCTTTGGAATTAGATCCGGGGCAGGCGGGTATCGCTGTCGCTGTGGATCGGGAAGTTATTCCGAAAACGGCGTGGCAGGCGACGGAACTTCGTGAAAATAGCGATGTAGAGATCATCCGTGCTGTCCAAGGCGGATAG
- the thiO gene encoding glycine oxidase ThiO translates to MVNKKVLIIGGGVIGLGIGWQLAKSGATVTIYDRAEAGRAASWAAAGMLAPLAEAHNEEPELLKLGCQSLERYPQWVRELEADAEMSVGYRAEGTLIVGLEPDDTHQLRHLHTSQQDLGLDVEWLTGGAAREIEPALSPRVTAAIRCATDHQVDNRLMVKALQRSFQVCGGVLHENRTIERIVIENGVATGVQTQGGFRAADTLILAAGCWSAQIEGLPDALRPPVRPVKGQMLAFQMEAGITVKNVIRTVRARYPMSVYLVPRTDGRLIVGATSEEMGFDTRLTGGGVFELLRGAWEAVPGIYELPLLETWTGLRPGSRDNAPILGATPVENLIYATGHYRNGILLTPITAYEIAKLILTGETSETIAPFQLNRFL, encoded by the coding sequence ATGGTAAATAAAAAAGTTCTTATCATCGGTGGCGGTGTAATTGGACTCGGTATCGGGTGGCAGCTCGCGAAATCGGGTGCCACCGTCACCATTTACGATCGTGCTGAAGCCGGGCGCGCTGCCTCTTGGGCAGCCGCTGGGATGCTTGCTCCCCTCGCTGAAGCACATAACGAAGAACCGGAACTGCTCAAACTCGGCTGTCAAAGTTTAGAACGTTATCCGCAATGGGTTCGCGAATTAGAGGCGGATGCAGAGATGTCCGTCGGTTATCGGGCAGAAGGCACGCTCATTGTTGGATTAGAGCCTGATGATACACATCAACTGCGGCATCTCCACACTTCACAACAGGACTTAGGATTAGATGTCGAGTGGTTGACTGGAGGCGCAGCACGTGAAATCGAACCGGCTCTTTCACCTCGTGTGACTGCAGCCATTCGCTGTGCGACCGATCATCAAGTTGATAACCGTCTGATGGTAAAGGCGCTCCAGCGTTCCTTTCAGGTTTGTGGAGGCGTGCTGCATGAAAATAGAACGATTGAGCGCATCGTTATAGAAAACGGAGTCGCAACTGGTGTTCAAACACAAGGCGGTTTTCGGGCAGCTGATACGTTAATTCTCGCAGCAGGGTGCTGGTCTGCCCAAATTGAAGGACTGCCAGATGCCCTCCGCCCACCGGTACGCCCTGTGAAAGGACAGATGTTGGCGTTTCAGATGGAAGCCGGTATTACGGTTAAAAATGTCATCCGTACTGTCAGAGCAAGATATCCGATGTCGGTATACCTGGTACCAAGAACCGATGGCAGACTGATCGTCGGTGCGACGAGTGAGGAAATGGGATTTGACACACGTTTAACGGGTGGTGGCGTGTTTGAACTGCTCCGCGGCGCGTGGGAAGCGGTGCCGGGCATTTACGAGCTGCCACTTCTGGAGACATGGACGGGCTTACGTCCGGGCAGTAGGGACAATGCCCCTATACTCGGTGCAACGCCCGTCGAGAACTTGATATACGCAACGGGACACTATCGGAACGGTATCTTACTCACACCCATTACGGCTTATGAGATTGCTAAACTGATTTTGACGGGTGAGACTTCAGAGACAATCGCTCCGTTTCAACTAAACCGGTTTTTATAG
- the thiO gene encoding glycine oxidase ThiO, with the protein MTNKKILIIGGGVIGLGIGWQLAKAGAAVTIYERGQAGRGASWAAAGMLGPIAEAHIDELDLLKLSNQSLARYPEWVDELETETEMSIGYRAEGTLIIGIEPDDAIQLRHAYTLQQDLGLNVEWLSGQEAREIEPALSPYVTAAVRCETDHQVDNRLMAQALQRAYQGRGGVLHQNSTVERIVIENGTATGVQTQDGFQSADVCILAAGCWSGQLSGLPDTIIPPVRPVKGQMLALRMREGIMLKNVIRTVKARYPMPVYLVPRSDGRLIVGATTEELGFDTDLTVGGIYELLHGACEAVPGIYDLPLIETWTGLRPGSEDNAPILGKTSVENLIYATGHYRNGILLTPITAYEISKLILTGETSETIAPFQLDRFSKA; encoded by the coding sequence ATGACAAATAAGAAGATTCTCATCATTGGTGGCGGTGTGATTGGACTGGGTATCGGGTGGCAGCTGGCGAAAGCGGGTGCCGCTGTCACCATTTATGAGCGCGGACAAGCCGGACGCGGTGCCTCTTGGGCGGCCGCCGGTATGCTCGGTCCAATTGCTGAAGCACATATCGACGAGCTCGACCTCCTCAAACTCAGCAACCAAAGTTTGGCGCGCTACCCGGAATGGGTCGATGAGTTAGAGACAGAAACAGAGATGTCAATAGGTTACCGAGCAGAAGGCACGCTCATTATAGGCATTGAACCGGATGATGCGATTCAACTCCGGCATGCTTATACCTTACAACAAGATTTAGGGTTGAATGTGGAGTGGTTGAGCGGACAAGAAGCACGTGAAATTGAACCGGCACTTTCACCCTACGTGACGGCAGCTGTTCGTTGTGAAACTGACCATCAAGTTGATAACCGACTGATGGCTCAGGCACTCCAGCGTGCGTATCAGGGGCGCGGCGGCGTGTTGCATCAGAATAGCACTGTTGAAAGAATTGTCATAGAAAACGGAACCGCGACAGGTGTTCAAACACAAGACGGTTTTCAGAGTGCAGATGTGTGTATTCTCGCCGCAGGATGCTGGTCTGGGCAGCTCAGCGGGTTACCGGATACGATTATCCCGCCCGTGCGCCCCGTGAAGGGACAGATGTTGGCGTTGCGAATGCGGGAAGGCATTATGCTCAAAAACGTCATCCGTACCGTCAAGGCGAGGTATCCGATGCCGGTATATTTAGTGCCGAGAAGCGATGGTAGACTTATCGTCGGGGCAACAACCGAGGAGTTGGGGTTTGACACGGATCTGACCGTTGGGGGTATATATGAACTCCTCCACGGAGCGTGTGAAGCGGTGCCGGGTATTTACGATCTACCACTTATCGAAACATGGACAGGTCTACGTCCCGGTAGCGAAGACAATGCGCCCATACTCGGTAAAACATCTGTCGAAAATTTAATATACGCAACAGGACACTATCGCAACGGCATCTTACTCACACCCATCACAGCTTACGAGATCTCCAAACTGATTCTGACGGGTGAAACTTCAGAGACAATCGCCCCGTTTCAATTGGACAGGTTTTCAAAGGCGTAG
- a CDS encoding ABC transporter substrate-binding protein — translation MKTAICLMFLISCGILLTAISHQPSGISKHWFVADANADTHQGESSKTASQKPQATAEKVTLLLDWAPNIDHAPLYVAQENKIFAKHGLEVELLWGGDPDAPLKLVAAEKYPFAVSYQQSVTIARASEEVLPVKSIGLLVEHPLNTISFLKKTGIKTPADFKGKKIGYTVAPLDVLLFNAIAANAGLSEDDYELINVGANIVAPMLSGQIDAVIGPFRNYEINLLKLEGAEAGYFALEKYGIPDYYELVIITNDAYLENHSETAKKLMLAIQEAIKFTKEKPDAALQLFFQANPDASKELEELAFRDTLDVFATTQVQSVEKWDAFAKFAYEKGLIPKRVKAKDCFINILAE, via the coding sequence ATGAAAACAGCAATTTGCTTAATGTTTCTCATCAGTTGTGGTATACTTTTAACAGCCATCAGCCATCAGCCATCAGGTATTAGCAAACACTGGTTTGTTGCAGATGCCAACGCAGATACACACCAAGGCGAGTCGTCTAAAACCGCAAGCCAGAAACCGCAAGCCACTGCAGAGAAAGTTACGTTGCTTCTTGATTGGGCACCCAACATAGACCACGCGCCGCTTTATGTTGCGCAAGAGAATAAGATCTTCGCCAAACATGGATTGGAAGTCGAATTACTCTGGGGTGGTGATCCAGATGCCCCACTCAAATTGGTAGCGGCAGAGAAATATCCGTTTGCCGTTAGTTACCAACAAAGCGTGACAATTGCGCGCGCGAGTGAGGAAGTTTTGCCGGTCAAATCCATCGGCTTACTCGTCGAGCATCCGCTTAACACGATTAGTTTTCTGAAGAAGACCGGCATTAAAACGCCTGCAGATTTCAAAGGAAAAAAAATCGGATACACAGTCGCACCGTTGGATGTACTTTTGTTTAACGCCATCGCGGCGAATGCTGGATTATCCGAAGATGACTACGAACTAATAAACGTAGGCGCGAATATTGTGGCACCTATGCTAAGCGGTCAAATTGATGCAGTGATCGGACCCTTTCGGAATTACGAGATTAACTTGTTGAAACTTGAAGGTGCGGAAGCTGGATATTTCGCACTTGAAAAATACGGTATTCCGGATTATTATGAATTAGTAATTATTACGAACGACGCTTACTTGGAAAACCATTCAGAAACTGCCAAAAAACTGATGCTGGCGATTCAGGAGGCGATTAAATTTACGAAGGAAAAACCCGATGCTGCGCTTCAACTCTTTTTTCAGGCAAACCCTGATGCCAGTAAAGAATTAGAAGAATTGGCATTTCGGGATACACTTGATGTATTCGCGACAACACAGGTGCAATCCGTAGAAAAATGGGACGCTTTTGCAAAATTTGCATACGAAAAGGGGTTAATCCCCAAAAGAGTCAAAGCAAAAGATTGTTTTATTAATATATTGGCAGAATAG
- a CDS encoding ABC transporter permease, whose protein sequence is MFSKFAVPIAILFAVLGIWEGSVYLFDIPRYILPAPSKIVVTLFVEHTQLLKHTLVTLEEMLLGFALAVSIGIPLAVLMFEFPVLEKAFYPYVIGSQTVPVFAIAPLLVLWFGFGIASKVVMAALIVFFAIVLNTLDGLKSTDPDTVNLFRILRATRWQILWKVRIPSALPFIFSGAKIGISISTIGAVIGEWVGAKAGLGYLMLYANGQLQVSLVFAAIFCLTLLGLGLFGLMTLLERYVMPWRHQHNTLDTR, encoded by the coding sequence ATGTTCAGTAAATTCGCGGTCCCTATAGCGATCCTATTCGCAGTTTTAGGGATATGGGAAGGAAGTGTGTATCTTTTTGATATACCGCGCTATATTCTGCCAGCACCGTCAAAAATTGTAGTGACACTATTTGTGGAACATACGCAATTACTGAAACATACGCTTGTAACCTTGGAAGAGATGCTCCTTGGGTTTGCCCTCGCGGTTAGCATCGGCATTCCGTTAGCAGTGCTGATGTTCGAGTTTCCTGTGCTGGAGAAAGCCTTCTATCCGTATGTTATCGGTTCACAAACGGTGCCGGTATTTGCTATCGCGCCGCTGTTGGTACTGTGGTTCGGCTTCGGGATTGCTTCAAAAGTCGTTATGGCGGCACTGATTGTGTTCTTCGCGATCGTGCTGAACACATTAGACGGTTTGAAATCCACTGATCCGGACACAGTAAATCTATTTCGGATTTTGCGGGCGACTCGGTGGCAGATACTTTGGAAAGTCCGCATTCCATCAGCACTCCCGTTTATCTTCTCCGGTGCGAAGATCGGTATATCAATTTCTACGATTGGTGCTGTCATCGGTGAATGGGTAGGTGCCAAAGCAGGGCTCGGATACCTGATGTTGTACGCGAATGGGCAGCTCCAAGTTTCATTGGTATTTGCAGCTATTTTTTGTTTAACGCTTTTAGGTTTAGGTCTCTTTGGATTGATGACGCTGCTGGAGCGTTACGTAATGCCGTGGCGACATCAGCACAATACATTAGATACTCGGTAG
- a CDS encoding ArsA family ATPase, whose amino-acid sequence MRIILYTGKGGVGKTTIAAATGIKLSQLGYKTIVISLDVAHSLRDAFDNHEKLVRQRKEKQIQIRENLWIQEINVQEAIIEYWDDVYNYIRSLLNRSGLDSLVAEEIAVFPGMEEICALLYINQYVREKSYDVIILDCAPTGESLRFVSIPTTLEWYMNHIFKLERNLAKIAGPVIEKVSSVPIPRDNYFQNIQDLFDKLEGIDNVLTDPKITTVRLVTNPEKIVIKETQRAFMYFCLYGLCIDAVIINRIFPDGVDAAYFEAWKQAQQHYIKEAMDYFSDVPIWKVNLFAEEIVGEKGLHRLAEALYSEINPADQFSKEKPYQFQKTANAYQLSMRLPFLSKEEIGLTKHGDELIVTIGGFKQHVALPRTLSTKKTTGAKLTGDQLVIKFEI is encoded by the coding sequence ATGCGCATTATCCTTTACACAGGTAAAGGTGGGGTCGGCAAAACCACTATCGCCGCTGCCACGGGCATCAAACTTTCTCAGCTCGGTTATAAGACAATTGTAATCTCGCTGGATGTCGCACATTCACTCCGTGACGCTTTTGATAACCACGAAAAACTCGTCCGCCAGCGCAAAGAAAAACAGATCCAAATCAGGGAAAATCTCTGGATACAAGAAATTAACGTTCAAGAAGCAATTATCGAATACTGGGACGACGTTTACAACTATATTCGTTCGTTGTTGAATCGTTCTGGGCTTGACAGTCTCGTAGCAGAGGAGATAGCCGTGTTTCCGGGGATGGAGGAGATTTGCGCGCTCCTCTATATCAACCAATATGTGCGTGAAAAGAGTTACGATGTAATTATCCTCGACTGCGCGCCCACCGGGGAATCGCTCCGCTTCGTGAGTATCCCAACGACCTTGGAGTGGTACATGAACCATATCTTCAAGTTGGAACGCAATCTGGCGAAAATTGCCGGTCCCGTCATCGAAAAAGTGAGCTCTGTTCCGATCCCCCGAGATAACTATTTTCAAAATATCCAAGACCTTTTCGATAAATTGGAAGGGATTGACAATGTGCTGACAGACCCCAAGATCACCACAGTACGTTTGGTAACGAACCCAGAAAAAATTGTTATTAAAGAGACACAACGCGCATTTATGTACTTTTGCCTTTATGGACTCTGTATAGACGCAGTGATTATCAATCGCATCTTTCCGGACGGTGTTGATGCCGCATACTTTGAAGCTTGGAAACAGGCACAACAACACTATATTAAAGAGGCAATGGACTATTTCTCGGACGTGCCAATCTGGAAAGTGAACCTCTTCGCAGAAGAAATTGTCGGAGAAAAGGGGCTGCACCGATTAGCAGAAGCACTCTATTCCGAAATTAATCCAGCAGATCAGTTTTCTAAAGAAAAACCGTATCAATTCCAAAAAACAGCAAATGCCTATCAATTGTCTATGCGTCTGCCTTTTCTAAGTAAAGAGGAAATTGGATTGACAAAACATGGCGATGAATTGATCGTCACAATCGGTGGCTTTAAGCAACACGTCGCATTACCACGAACCCTCTCTACAAAAAAAACAACAGGCGCAAAACTAACCGGGGACCAGTTGGTGATTAAATTTGAGATTTGA
- the hslV gene encoding ATP-dependent protease subunit HslV: MRIRSTTILAVRRDAQVAIAGDGQVTLGDTAIKHGARKIRKIHNDKVLIGFAGSASDAITLYENLEKKLEQYRGNLQKSAVELAREWRSDRVLRQVDALMIAADANDSYLISGNGDVIAPDDDVVAIGSGSSIALAAAKAMLKYSDLTAKEIVSEALQLTSEICIYTNARIETDTIEEELSVNS, encoded by the coding sequence ATGCGAATTCGTTCAACAACGATCTTAGCCGTTCGGCGCGATGCCCAAGTCGCTATCGCAGGCGATGGTCAAGTCACTTTAGGCGATACTGCGATTAAACACGGCGCACGCAAAATTCGCAAAATCCATAACGACAAAGTGCTGATCGGTTTCGCAGGTTCCGCATCGGATGCAATCACACTGTATGAAAATTTGGAGAAGAAACTTGAGCAGTACCGGGGAAATCTTCAGAAATCAGCAGTAGAACTCGCACGGGAATGGCGTAGTGACAGAGTCCTTAGACAGGTAGACGCACTAATGATCGCCGCAGATGCTAACGACAGTTACCTTATTTCTGGAAACGGCGATGTGATCGCACCGGACGACGATGTTGTCGCCATCGGTTCGGGTTCTTCTATTGCCCTCGCAGCCGCAAAAGCCATGCTCAAATACTCAGACTTGACCGCAAAAGAGATTGTTTCAGAGGCACTTCAACTCACGAGTGAAATTTGTATTTATACCAATGCACGAATTGAAACTGACACAATAGAGGAGGAGTTATCAGTTAACAGTTAA
- the hslU gene encoding ATP-dependent protease ATPase subunit HslU, with protein sequence MEKSNKTHEKSTLADALTPRQIVEELDKYIIGQFEAKRSVAIALRNRSRRQMLGEDIQDEVSPKNIIMIGSTGVGKTEIARRLARLVDAPFIKVEASKYTEIGYVGRDVESMIRDLTETAISRVKAEQTEVVEEKAREFTEERLLDCIFPIPRSLQERPRLEKDMLDEPEEVDDDVVLQLPFDLGTDAETEAEEDREKERERHLKTREKFREWLREGRLEDKPVEINVKHQSMPFVEIFSPGGIEEMDINFKDMFSNILPNQTKKRRVPVSEARTILMQEESEKLIDMDAVISEAIQRVENSGIVFLDEIDKIAGRESRHGPDISREGVQRDILPIIEGSTVTSKYGAVRTHHILFIAAGAFHVSSPSDLIPELQGRFPIRVELKSLNKNDFKSILTEPKNALVKQYTALLKTEGIEATITDDAIDEIAALAFQVNESVEDIGARRLHTIMEKLFENLFFDAPELDKKEITIDADYVKSELDEIVKDQDLSRYIL encoded by the coding sequence TTGGAGAAATCAAATAAAACGCATGAAAAGAGCACTTTAGCAGATGCACTTACGCCGCGGCAGATTGTCGAGGAACTCGATAAATATATCATCGGGCAGTTTGAGGCAAAACGCTCCGTCGCTATCGCCCTCCGCAATCGTTCGCGGCGACAGATGTTGGGTGAAGATATACAAGACGAAGTCTCACCTAAGAACATTATCATGATAGGTTCAACAGGTGTCGGTAAAACTGAAATCGCACGCAGGCTTGCACGTCTTGTTGACGCCCCCTTCATCAAGGTAGAGGCATCAAAATATACCGAAATTGGCTACGTCGGTCGAGATGTTGAATCCATGATTCGTGATCTCACTGAGACTGCCATTAGCCGCGTCAAAGCCGAACAGACCGAGGTCGTTGAGGAAAAAGCACGGGAATTCACTGAAGAACGCCTCCTCGATTGTATTTTTCCGATTCCACGCTCTTTGCAGGAGCGTCCCCGCTTAGAAAAGGATATGCTTGACGAACCTGAGGAAGTGGATGACGACGTGGTACTCCAACTACCTTTCGATCTCGGAACCGACGCGGAAACCGAAGCCGAAGAAGACCGAGAGAAAGAACGAGAACGCCATCTCAAAACCCGTGAAAAATTTAGAGAATGGCTACGCGAAGGTAGACTCGAGGATAAACCTGTTGAAATCAATGTCAAGCATCAGAGTATGCCCTTTGTTGAAATCTTCTCGCCCGGCGGCATTGAGGAGATGGATATCAACTTTAAGGATATGTTTAGTAACATCCTCCCGAATCAGACGAAGAAGCGACGCGTTCCGGTCTCCGAGGCACGCACTATCTTGATGCAAGAAGAATCTGAAAAACTCATTGATATGGATGCTGTTATCAGCGAAGCCATTCAGCGTGTTGAAAACTCCGGTATTGTCTTTTTGGACGAAATTGACAAGATCGCAGGTAGAGAATCTCGCCACGGACCCGATATCTCCCGGGAAGGTGTGCAACGCGATATCCTGCCCATCATTGAAGGTAGCACGGTGACATCGAAATACGGCGCGGTGCGCACACACCACATCCTGTTTATCGCCGCCGGCGCGTTTCATGTGTCAAGCCCCTCTGACCTCATCCCAGAACTACAAGGTAGATTTCCAATTCGAGTGGAACTGAAAAGCCTGAATAAGAACGACTTTAAATCTATTTTGACGGAACCGAAAAACGCGTTAGTAAAACAGTATACCGCACTACTCAAAACTGAAGGGATAGAGGCGACTATTACTGATGACGCGATTGACGAAATCGCCGCCCTCGCGTTTCAAGTTAACGAATCCGTTGAAGACATCGGTGCACGCCGCTTGCACACTATCATGGAAAAACTCTTTGAAAATCTCTTTTTCGATGCACCTGAACTCGATAAAAAAGAGATCACTATTGATGCCGACTATGTCAAATCAGAGTTGGATGAAATCGTCAAAGACCAAGATTTGAGCAGGTACATTCTTTAA